Proteins encoded by one window of Amaranthus tricolor cultivar Red isolate AtriRed21 chromosome 4, ASM2621246v1, whole genome shotgun sequence:
- the LOC130810400 gene encoding protein SMALL AUXIN UP-REGULATED RNA 51-like yields the protein MAIKKPAKLPQTAVLKQILKRCSSLGKKQGYNQENEYPEDVPKGHFAVYVGFNRTRYIVPISLLSRPEFQTLLHQSEEEFGFCHEMGLTIPCDEHVFESLTSMLLR from the coding sequence ATGGCCATTAAAAAACCAGCAAAACTCCCACAAACCGCAGTACTTAAACAAATACTCAAAAGGTGCTCAAGTTTAGGCAAAAAAcaaggttataatcaagaaAATGAGTACCCAGAAGATGTACCAAAAGGGCATTTTGCAGTTTATGTTGGGTTCAATAGAACAAGATACATTGTTCCAATTTCTTTATTAAGTAGGCCTGAATTTCAAACTTTACTTCACCAATCTGAAGAAGAATTTGGTTTTTGTCATGAAATGGGTCTTACCATCCCTTGTGATGAACATGTTTTTGAATCTCTTACTTCTATGCTTCTTAGATAG